Genomic segment of Tunicatimonas pelagia:
TACCTCAGTTAAAATCAGTTGAAATGACTTTTCAGACAACTAAATCTATAAAAAAAGGTGGTAAAGTTAAGATCCTTGTTTTTTCGTTTGGGAAAGAGTGGTCGAGTGAGAAATCACATAAAGTGAAAATTAAACTAGTGCCACCAAAGCCATTTTCTAAGGATGAAATATCTTCTGAGAAAAACGTTGCTAAGGATTTGTCTGACTTGATAATTAATACTTCGAGAGCAATTCAAGATATGGAGAGTGGTGAGCCACCATTAGAGTTAAGTGAATTTACTACTGAACTCAATTTTGTTACCGTAAGAGGGACTAATGGTGGTGTTGGTGTTGAGTTTGATATTATTCCAGTAACTGTTGAAGCTTCTGGTAATCTGGAAAATAAGGCTATACATACGATTAGTGTCACTTACGGTAAATAGTTATCGTTATGTGGTGTGTATACAGGTTTTTGATTTGTTTTCAATTAGTAACTTTTGCTGTTGAGGGTCAGATCCCTAGGCTATGCCCAGAGTTTGAGCCTGCTCCAGGATTAAGTTTGTCTCATGTAAGACAACAGTTCTCGCGTTCAATACTGCGTCTTGAATGTGGTGGTAAATCAGGAACAGGTTTTATTATTGATAAAGAAAATGGCTATGTAATTACTGCATATCATGTTATTAAAAATGCGATAGAAGGTTCTAAAAGTGGTATTAATGGAACTCTACAAGGCTATGATACAAATTTAAAGTTTCGTGTTTTAGATCATACTAATGAGGATGGTGTCGATCTGGCACTACTTGAACCTCTGGATTTAAGCTCTAAGGACTTTATACTTACTTCTCTTACTGAACTTGATGTAGAATTGAGGCTTCCACAACGAGGAGAGAAGTGCTATTTGATTGCTT
This window contains:
- a CDS encoding trypco2 family protein, which produces MNNLLMSLVLLFSLAPSLSIAQEEDDIPLDLVVSEIQKGLMIVQTELAEESIPQLKSVEMTFQTTKSIKKGGKVKILVFSFGKEWSSEKSHKVKIKLVPPKPFSKDEISSEKNVAKDLSDLIINTSRAIQDMESGEPPLELSEFTTELNFVTVRGTNGGVGVEFDIIPVTVEASGNLENKAIHTISVTYGK